The genomic interval GTGTTCAGTGGAATATTATGAAACTGGTTTGTAATTGGAATGGTTGTCTCCCTTGTTCCTTTTAATACTATGGGTGTTGAATTGTGTTCCTTCTGATGGATCCCAAATGGATTGCCTGATGACATTACCTCAATAACActttttgttggttttaaCTTTTTTGACTGCTAACTGCTAGATGAGACTTGTTGAGTTCTTCTTTTACTATCTCTCGATAAATTCAACCTGACTTGGACTTTTTCCCActcaaaaattcatttttcctaTTCATGCTCCCACTCTTCTCAAATCCCTTTACATTTTGTATCTTCCtacctcttttttctttttatctctGCAAATCTCACTTTGCTAAACTTTTGtcattactttatttttctaaaatttttaatacttgTTTTAGTTAacagaaatttctttttaattatttttatccacTCATGTTGGTGGTCTACAATTGGtgaatatttgatgaaatgggTCGATGAGATGCTACATTAGCGACACGGTTATCTCCTTATTACTTTTCTCTGTTAAATGTTTGAAGAACTGATTTAATTGAGGGCTTGAACAGTAAAGCTCTATTTTGGCTGTATGGTTCTATTTATTTGTTGATTTGGCCATTATATGTAATTGGAAATGTGATGAACTGTGTCCTTGCATGTTTTCCCCAGGTTCATCATGGTGGAGCTGGAACTACTGCAGCTGGTCTCAAAGCTGCGGTAACCTGCTGTTCCCAAGATTATATTCCTCTGATCATTTCTCCAACTTTTTAAAGCATCTTTACTCTTGTATTCAGTGTCCAACAACCATTGTACCTTTCTTCGGAGACCAGCCTTTCTGGGGCGAGAGAGTGCATTCCAGAGGAGTAGGTCCTGCACCCATTCCTGTTGAGGAGTTCTCACTTGAGAAGCTGGTTGCTGCAATAAAATTTATGCTGGATCCTGAGGTATGATGAATTCCCTACAGAATAAACTTTGAAATCTGCATGAGGTCttattattatgaaatttCCATTATATTAACCAGTTTTGGTTTAGGCATCAGCTTTATATTTAACTTATAactttttagtcatttttatCTGTAAAAGAACAGCAGCCATGTGGTAAGGTTTCTATCTTGCTTCTTTTGAGGTTTTGGGAGGTTGACCCATTATGTGATGGTTTGGTTGCTTTATTAGGACCTTGAGGTCATGGGATTAAGTTTCAAAAAGAGTCTCTCTACAAAGCCAGGGTTTATGGCTACAGCTTTGTTCTGCCCTGAATAATTTGTGTCTTTTAGCAAAATTACCAGATTGCTTTACACAGAAACCATATTGCCCTGCTTTAATTACTTGCTTTTTGCTTcaatggaaaacaaaaaaatcaatgttAGCAtacaacaataaaaatatgtttgaaGAATTAAACATTTAGAGTGACATAAATCAAGAATGCCTTTATATTGTCATGCTTTAAGTTTTCCCCTGTAATCTACAAGCTCACCTTTAGCTTTAACCAAACACaatattgtttttgttgtttgttttaccttatagcaaaaataattacagaaagaaaatagtaaaaatgatGGCAAAATGGAGCAATGATGATATGGTCCAAATCCATGATGATGCAAAATCTGacaactttttccttttcctttccacTAATGAGTGACAAAGCTGTTATTTAACAAATGATAGTGTTCAAATTTTAGGCAAGAAGAGACATTTCCCAACCagcaaaagaaaatgggaaatttagaaaaaaaaaaaaaaacaaatttaattggAGCTTAGTGAGAGGACATATGAACATATATGCTTAAGTATTTCACCATGTAAGTGGTTTTGAGAGTAGTACATGGTATTCTAACTTTTTTGAATGTTGTGCTGAAGAAGTTAAACACAAATTGGTTTCATGCAGGTGAAAAGACGTGCTGTGGAGTTAGCAGAGGCGATGGCAGGTGAGGATGGAGTAGCAGGTGCAGTAAATGCCTTCTATAAACAATTTCCTGGCAAAAAGTCCAAGGATGAAAGCAAGGCAGCCCCAACTCCTTCAGGAGTATTTTCTATAAGACGTTGTTTTGGTCGCACATAACGTAATCTTCAAGCTTCTTCTTCAGAAATGTTGTTGTAATTCAGTGAAATGTTGTTGTAATTCGGCACAAATGGAGCTTGGATTTAGCAGTTTGCACTTCCTTTAATGGAGTGAATGATTTCTTTTGTTGCAGAATTGCATTGCATCTTTGGTCTTTCCTTCCTTGGATGATTTGCAAATTACAAGCTTTTTCTGTCATTGCTCTAGACCGGTCAAATGCTTAGCCGGTAGTAACCTCTCGAGGGTGAAAATGCATGCAATGAGGGTATTTACGAATGTGAAAAAGTTTCCTTCCAatccaaatttatttgaataagaATGTTATTTTACATGATGATGCTGTGATCTCAGTGAAGTCATATGTAGataatatgatatgtttaAGAATATGATTTATTAGTTGACAAAATTTTCGGTTATTCtttgtacaaaaatatgtttgattgttaaaaaaaatattaaattataattttaactttacGTAAGTTGTTTAAGGatacaaattattttaaaatattttacaaacaactgtatataaataataatgattttttacttttattattataaattcacgttaaaattttaaaaagattgatttttaacaaaaaaaggcAAATAGTAATAGTTTTGATTTTCTTAGTCAAAGCCACCaatgacaaggaaataaattatgaatttttttatttatgttatttttagtttgatatatgaaattaatatttgCTCGAGTTTTagaagttgaatttttttcaaatactATTAACTTTAATATCACatacattaaaatttaaaacaatactatatttttaatatcaattcatatcatatttaattatgtgagatatttttatataaaaattcttGATAGCTAATTCAAGAGATTCAAATTACACAAAAACTCATTGCAAATTTACATCAAGAGGTGAAGACtttaaaaaagttaatatCCTCATAATTAGAAATTGTGATAGTTTTTTGAACGTCTTCTATGCAACATGTAACGGTGATAATTGGAACTCATAAGTTACATGCAATAAATGCAACTGAATCAATCATGTCTTTATTCCCTAAGGTAACATTCCAGGGACCCAAAGTGAAGTGTTTCTACTCCAAGAGAATGACCATCATTAATACAATTGTAGGTAATTGGATGCGGCAAAATAGAGATATTTGCTGGCAAGTACCGAACTCTGGAGAAGCTCAAACAGGGAGCCAAATTTGACATCTCTATTCAACAACCATGGACCGTCATATATAAGACTGACAGTTGAAAgtaatgaaatgaaatgaaataacCTTTTGGGTTCCAAGGACAGCGGCTGCCAACTAGGCAGCTTCATTCTTCACTAGAGCAATTCAATCTGCAATCAAAAGGCATCTCATCAATCGTCAGTCTATAAATTGCAAGTTTTCCATTATGGATGAAATAAAGTAGACAAATGAAGAATTATGAAATTAGAACAGGTACTTAACTACCATCGGATTTCAATTGAAGGAAAATGAGCCTGTCTCATAGGCACCAAAACATGCATATTGCCTTATTCCAGCTTGGGCAACTAATTGGTAACCTCAGTCACTTCAGAATTTCCAGCATTCTATGATCATAAGAAACAACATATTCAAAGGTACAACCAATTAGTTATGCGGTAAAATACACCAAGTTACATTTtgcaataaaattcattattaaAGAGAAGACATTAAAAGCTTTATGTCTATAGCTTCAAAGGGCAGAATTATAGCAAAGGCagtcattttcattttgtaaTCATTAGTAGGCTGATGAAAACTAGGAAAACATAGGAAAATCCTTTAAATTGATGCATACCATTTCTTCGAACAGCTGTTTTATAGTAGTTTTAAGGTCGCCTTCCCaccttcctttttcttcctcctctGTCAATTGCACTTGCTTCAGTTTTGGTGTGCTTAAATCTCCTTGACagaaaatcttcatttttgggCACTCTCTCACAATCATCTTTCCCAAGACTGGGAATTCAAATTTGTGATCCCCTAAGCAAAAGCTTGCTAGACTTGGTAGACAACTTAGTTGCAAATACTTCAATCGGGTGAAAACAATGCCACCTTCCATTTCATCACCCCCACATGCTATGATTTCCTCTATTATCTCACAATCAGTTATGCTCATTCTCTCCAGTAGCACCAAGCTCTTAGCCGTTGAGCATGCTATTAAATTTATGAATCCATGACATCTTGAAACTTCCAGATTGGTTAAATTTTCGAAAGACACCAAAGATGGCACTGAAGTCTTTAATTTGCCACATTCCACCACTTCAAGAATTCTCAGGTTATAGAAAATTGGTATGGGTTGAAACCCTTCCTCCCAGAGATGTGTTAGCTCTGGAAGTTTAGACAACCTCAATTCACTTAACCGAGTGAGTGTCAATGCATGTCTTTGCTCATCACTGAGTTCTTCAGACTGGAATATTTGACAGAAGGAAGCATCACTCAGAACTAGCTTTTCAAGATTTGGTAATGACTGGATGAAGCAATATGGAAGAACAGTTGATTTCTCAGGAATGCACATGAGCTCAAGAACTTTCAGTTTCTTGAAACATTTTGTTGAGAGTACTTGGCTATGCCATGTCCCTTTCACAGTATCGTTCTGCTTCAATCTTAATTCTTCTAAAATAGGGAACGTAATCTGAATGATTAACATGCGTGTTAAACAAAAACCAACAGTTGTAATTggttaaattataaaagacaAAGAGTTTTATAAGTTTTGTATTCATACCTCATCGACCCAAAACAACGGCTGTTGATTTGAGATTTTAACCTGACTCTCTGTATGTGTTTCTCCAAAGCAAGGACATTCTGCAGCAAATATCTCTACTTTGTGGCATTCAATCACCTccatttttttcaatgatgGCCATTCTGTGGCAAGTATCTTAGAGtaaaaacttttcaatttgggcaatttttcaagacGAAGGTCTGTCACTTGGGGAAATACAAACTTGGCCTCTGTTTCTACCACAATCGATTGAGTAGTTGTTATTGCATGTGATCGATTAGCAATGAGTGCTTGTGGCTCAAATATTTCTCCTAATGAATCACAATTCACAATCTGCAACTTGTTTAGCTCCTCAAGTCTTTCCATCATGTTGAACGGTAAGACACTTAGGAGTGCTTCACAACCTTCGACCCATATATTATTTAGTCTGCAAAACGAATTCACAGTGAGTTGGTCCTGCCATATCCTTCTACAGTCCCTCATAGCTTTGATTGTTAACGTCTTTAGCTCAGGGAAGACCACCTAAGATATTCATTTAATTGGGTTAATAAATGAAATAcgaaagaaaataacaaattttaagtgttgaacagaaaataaaaaaaacttaacaaGGTATCATAGTGAAATTAACAGATGAAAGAAAAGTCACAAACAAAAGGAGAATTCGTGCAGAGAAGAATGgtaaaggaaaaacaagagaaGAAACCACCTTTTCATTGAAGAGAGCCGAGCTATTTCCTTGTGCATTCTGATCAATTTGAGGTTCATCCCCAACTTCGTCAATCATAGATTTAGAGATGAATGTCTTCAATACAGGACAGTTTATTAGGTTTAGCGATTTCAAAAAGGGGAATTCATTGTTAGTTTCGTAACAGAATCTTCTGAGTTTGGGAAGGTCTTCGAGCTCTAGGAAAACCAGAGTGGGGAACATGATGTTGctcatcttttcttcttctgtcAATCCTTCCATGATGATTACTTCTTCCATGCTCTTACAATCCAAAATCGAAAGGCTACAGAGTTGTACAAAATGTTTTACCATGAAAGATGGAAATAGATATTTCAAATTGTGACACCCCTTTATCGTAATCCATCCCAAATTCTGAACATGAAAAGAGGATGCTAATTGTTGGATATGCCATATCTTTTGAACGTTAATTGAGGACAGATCCAAATCGTACAATTTGGGACACACAACCTGCAGACATAATTCTCATTAGTATGAAAAAGTTTTcgtttctttaaaaaaataaaaaagaactgAAAACAGTGATTTCAGAGAATGGATATGTTAACGATAAGGCATGATAGTCAACAGTAAGATTAAAAAGCAATAATTgaaagataaatatatatatgtacataaaACCTATAGAGCCTCCCATTCTAAGAATCAAGCTCAAAATTGGTTCAACTTATTCATTTAACTATTATtctattattaaaataataaaatttaattatatttgaacattaaaattaaataaaatatattgtttcataaaaaatattttaattgggTAGGTTCGAGTCAGACTTGAACTTAAAATATATGCCTAAGCCCAAACCTAATTGGAACAAATCCACGAGCCTAGGTGGGTACTTGTAAGAAATGTCTTAAAAATATATGCCTAAGAAATGTCGTAAggcattaaaatattaaaaaaactttatgtgattacaaaaggaaataaatattttaaaagaatagataaaagaaataagacaAAGGGAGTTAGTACTTGTAGTCATTTCTTTGTACATTAATACCATCAAACTTGACActatctctttttttcttttcagtcACACTTAACACTGtctaactctttttttttctgttactATGCAATAAAATTGatcaaactaaaaaaaaagacatttaaatatttgattcaatgGTAGATATATGCATCTCATATTACTTAAAAGAGCTAAATTTGAATTCATGTATAAGTAGAATTTAAGTGAGGGACatacattaaaaaaagaggaaataaaatcttgcaaaaatataaaaatgaatcttCGCTAACAAACTGACCTTGCCGCTGAAAAAAGTTGCAGTAATATCCCCTTTTTCACTTCCATCACCACCCGTCTCTTTCTCCTTGTCCCTTGAATATGAAGAAGCAGCAAATGCACTCATTTTTGGACAGTCCACTATCCTAATTTTGCCCATCCCTAGAAATTTAAGAGCTCGACTTCCCGAATAAAAACTTGTCAAGTTGGAACATGACTCAATTTTTATGTAGTTGAGCTTAGGGAACGTGAACTTATCTGTCGTTGCTTCCTCCTCGACTCCGTGTTCCACGATGACTACTTCCATCGAGGGACATTCTTTTACATCTAATCTGAATAATTGCTGGAGGCTCAAAGCCATTGAGGGGGTAAAAATGTAC from Theobroma cacao cultivar B97-61/B2 chromosome 5, Criollo_cocoa_genome_V2, whole genome shotgun sequence carries:
- the LOC108662155 gene encoding sterol 3-beta-glucosyltransferase UGT80A2-like isoform X3 — protein: MRCYISDTVHHGGAGTTAAGLKAACPTTIVPFFGDQPFWGERVHSRGVGPAPIPVEEFSLEKLVAAIKFMLDPEVKRRAVELAEAMAGEDGVAGAVNAFYKQFPGKKSKDESKAAPTPSGVFSIRRCFGRT
- the LOC108662155 gene encoding sterol 3-beta-glucosyltransferase UGT80A2-like isoform X2, whose amino-acid sequence is MNCVLACFPQVHHGGAGTTAAGLKAACPTTIVPFFGDQPFWGERVHSRGVGPAPIPVEEFSLEKLVAAIKFMLDPEVKRRAVELAEAMAGEDGVAGAVNAFYKQFPGKKSKDESKAAPTPSGVFSIRRCFGRT
- the LOC108662155 gene encoding sterol 3-beta-glucosyltransferase UGT80A2-like isoform X4, yielding MAVVHHGGAGTTAAGLKAACPTTIVPFFGDQPFWGERVHSRGVGPAPIPVEEFSLEKLVAAIKFMLDPEVKRRAVELAEAMAGEDGVAGAVNAFYKQFPGKKSKDESKAAPTPSGVFSIRRCFGRT
- the LOC108662155 gene encoding sterol 3-beta-glucosyltransferase UGT80A2-like isoform X1, translated to MYGCGSSWWSWNYCSWSQSCGNLLFPRLYSSDHFSNFLKHLYSCIQCPTTIVPFFGDQPFWGERVHSRGVGPAPIPVEEFSLEKLVAAIKFMLDPEVKRRAVELAEAMAGEDGVAGAVNAFYKQFPGKKSKDESKAAPTPSGVFSIRRCFGRT